Proteins encoded together in one Ralstonia insidiosa window:
- the paaB gene encoding 1,2-phenylacetyl-CoA epoxidase subunit PaaB has product MSTTTHQHEWPLWEVFIRSKQGLEHKHCGSLHAVDAKQALQMARDVYTRRQEGVSIWVVPSAAITASEPDDKPMLFDPMADKIYRHPTFYRLPDEVNHM; this is encoded by the coding sequence ATGAGTACAACCACGCATCAACACGAATGGCCGCTGTGGGAAGTGTTTATCCGCAGCAAGCAGGGTCTGGAGCACAAGCACTGCGGCAGCCTGCATGCGGTCGATGCCAAGCAGGCGTTGCAGATGGCGCGCGACGTCTATACGCGCCGGCAGGAAGGCGTCTCGATCTGGGTCGTGCCATCGGCCGCCATCACCGCCAGCGAGCCCGATGACAAGCCCATGCTGTTCGACCCAATGGCCGACAAGATCTACCGGCACCCGACGTTCTATCGGCTGCCCGATGAAGTCAACCACATGTGA
- the paaC gene encoding 1,2-phenylacetyl-CoA epoxidase subunit PaaC, with product MTSNAHLQYILRLADNALILGQRNAEWTGHGPVLEEDIALSNLSLDLIGQARLLYTHAGQLEGALTGTPRTEDDYAYLRAESAFRNYTLLELPHVGPLVATSAAARDYAVTIVRHFLYAALMVPLWEALAASKDAELAAIAAKSVKEMRYHLAHTRDWLVRFGDGTEVSHARAQAALNWLMPYTNEFFAADAIEDAVADAGIGVRVADLRDAWQATVNDALAEATLALPESGPYVSTGKHGEHSEHMGYLLAEMQGLARQFPGASW from the coding sequence ATGACTTCCAACGCGCATCTGCAATACATCCTGCGTCTGGCCGACAACGCACTCATTCTTGGTCAGCGCAACGCTGAGTGGACGGGGCATGGCCCCGTGCTCGAAGAGGACATCGCGCTGTCCAACCTGAGCCTCGATTTGATCGGTCAGGCGCGACTGCTCTATACACATGCCGGCCAGCTTGAAGGCGCACTGACAGGCACGCCGCGCACCGAAGACGACTATGCCTACTTGCGCGCAGAGAGCGCGTTCCGCAACTACACCCTGCTCGAATTGCCCCATGTGGGGCCGCTGGTTGCCACATCTGCAGCGGCACGCGACTACGCGGTCACCATCGTCCGCCACTTCCTGTATGCGGCGTTGATGGTGCCGTTGTGGGAGGCGCTGGCCGCATCCAAGGATGCAGAACTGGCCGCCATTGCCGCCAAGTCGGTCAAAGAGATGCGCTATCACCTTGCACACACGCGTGACTGGCTGGTGCGCTTTGGCGATGGCACCGAGGTGTCGCATGCACGTGCTCAGGCTGCGCTCAACTGGTTGATGCCCTACACCAACGAGTTCTTTGCCGCCGATGCCATTGAAGATGCCGTGGCCGATGCCGGCATTGGCGTGCGCGTTGCCGATCTGCGTGATGCATGGCAGGCAACCGTGAATGATGCGCTGGCTGAGGCCACACTTGCCTTGCCCGAGTCTGGCCCCTACGTCAGCACAGGAAAACACGGCGAGCACTCCGAGCACATGGGCTATCTGCTGGCCGAAATGCAGGGGCTGGCGCGCCAGTTTCCGGGGGCATCGTGGTAG
- the paaD gene encoding 1,2-phenylacetyl-CoA epoxidase subunit PaaD: MVAEPIVSADVATRLARARAALDAVTDPEIPVVTIAELGILRDVEIDGSGTVVATITPTYSGCPAMDQIADDVSRALQTADVGAYRVRSVLSPAWTTDWITPEGHRKLRDFGIAPPAHVVTMGNARPIRLMRPAQGEHIACPQCGSHDTVLISAFGSTACKALYRCRACREPFDYFKPY, encoded by the coding sequence GTGGTAGCCGAGCCTATTGTTTCCGCCGATGTGGCCACACGGCTTGCACGCGCTCGGGCCGCGCTGGATGCGGTGACCGACCCGGAGATCCCCGTCGTCACGATCGCTGAACTGGGCATCCTGCGCGACGTGGAGATCGATGGCAGTGGCACGGTGGTGGCAACCATCACGCCCACGTATTCCGGCTGCCCGGCGATGGACCAGATTGCTGACGACGTGAGCCGCGCGCTGCAGACGGCGGATGTGGGGGCGTATCGCGTGCGCTCCGTGCTCTCGCCAGCGTGGACGACGGACTGGATCACGCCCGAAGGGCACCGTAAGCTGCGCGACTTCGGTATTGCACCGCCGGCCCACGTGGTGACGATGGGCAACGCGCGCCCGATTCGCCTGATGCGCCCCGCGCAGGGCGAGCACATTGCCTGCCCGCAATGCGGCTCGCACGACACGGTGCTCATCTCCGCCTTCGGTTCGACCGCGTGCAAGGCGCTGTACCGTTGCCGCGCGTGCCGTGAGCCGTTCGACTACTTCAAGCCCTACTAA
- the paaE gene encoding 1,2-phenylacetyl-CoA epoxidase subunit PaaE, translating to MTPQFHPLRIAEVRGETADTISLRFDVPDDLRDAYRFKQGQFLTLRMPVPETGQSDVRRSYSICCSVQDYDAHGELRVAVKRVDAGVFSNHLHDRIRVGQSLDVLPPDGRFYVPLAAESARHYVAFAAGSGITPILSLIKTTLAAEPHSRFTLVYGNRSIDSIIFGEALEDLKDRYLDRFALYHVLSRQAQEIALFNGRLDGAKAHAFLDALIPPDDIDAAFICGPSTMIDAVEAALLERGVPRERVHAERFGVPVGDASTESAKARKRAAVAGDVALTVVLDGKSHDVPMAGDAKVLDSALNAGLDLPYACKGGVCCTCRAKVLEGRVEMEKNFTLEDWEIQQGFVLTCQARPLTQRVVVSYDER from the coding sequence ATGACCCCGCAATTTCACCCGCTGCGTATTGCCGAAGTGCGTGGCGAGACGGCTGATACGATTTCCCTACGCTTTGATGTGCCGGACGACCTGCGCGATGCGTATCGCTTCAAGCAGGGCCAGTTCCTGACGCTGCGCATGCCGGTGCCCGAGACAGGGCAGAGCGATGTGCGGCGCTCGTATTCCATCTGTTGTTCCGTGCAGGACTACGACGCGCATGGCGAGCTGCGCGTGGCCGTCAAGCGTGTGGATGCGGGCGTGTTCTCCAACCACCTGCACGACCGCATTCGCGTGGGGCAATCGCTCGATGTGCTGCCGCCGGATGGTCGCTTCTATGTGCCGTTGGCTGCGGAAAGTGCGCGCCACTATGTCGCCTTTGCTGCCGGCAGCGGCATCACGCCCATCCTCTCGCTCATCAAGACCACGCTGGCCGCCGAGCCACACAGCCGCTTCACGCTGGTCTACGGCAACCGCAGCATCGACAGCATCATCTTTGGCGAGGCGCTGGAAGACCTGAAGGACCGCTATCTCGATCGGTTTGCGCTGTATCACGTGCTGTCGCGCCAGGCGCAGGAGATTGCGTTGTTCAACGGGCGGCTGGATGGTGCGAAGGCGCATGCCTTTCTGGATGCGCTGATTCCTCCCGACGATATCGACGCTGCCTTTATCTGTGGGCCATCCACGATGATCGATGCGGTCGAAGCTGCGCTGCTGGAGCGTGGTGTGCCACGCGAGCGCGTGCATGCCGAGCGCTTTGGCGTACCGGTGGGCGACGCGTCGACTGAATCGGCCAAAGCGCGCAAGCGTGCGGCGGTGGCTGGCGATGTGGCGTTGACGGTGGTGCTCGACGGCAAGTCGCATGACGTGCCGATGGCGGGGGATGCCAAGGTGCTCGACAGCGCGCTGAATGCTGGGCTGGACTTGCCCTATGCGTGCAAGGGTGGTGTGTGCTGCACGTGCCGCGCCAAGGTGCTGGAAGGGCGCGTGGAGATGGAGAAGAACTTCACGCTGGAAGACTGGGAGATCCAACAAGGCTTTGTGCTGACGTGCCAGGCGCGTCCGCTCACGCAGCGTGTTGTCGTGAGCTATGACGAGCGCTGA